One Vigna radiata var. radiata cultivar VC1973A unplaced genomic scaffold, Vradiata_ver6 scaffold_327, whole genome shotgun sequence DNA segment encodes these proteins:
- the LOC106754652 gene encoding protein DETOXIFICATION 43-like codes for MDDCNTSVSKSTSAGSSSNKSVSKPGRKKRHVASASTXLLFGTILGLLQAATLVFAAKPLLAAMGLKPDSPMLNPXXKYLRLRALGAPAVLLSLAMQGIFRGFKDTTTPLYVIVSGYALNVALDPILIFYCKLGIKGAAISHVLSQYVMAFALLLILTRKVDLVPPSIKDLQIFRFLKNGGLLLARVVAVTFCQTLAASLAARFGSYLRILLVXLHWILCTC; via the exons ATGGATG ACTGCAATACTAGTGTAAGCAAATCTACCTCTGCTGGAAGTAGTAGTAACAAGAGTGTGTCAAAACCTGGAAGGAAGAAGCGACACGTTGCTTCTGCATCAACANCGCTACTTTTTGGCACAATCCTTGGCCTTCTTCAAGCAGCAACCCTTGTATTTGCAGCCAAACCTCTATTAGCTGCAATGGGTCTGAAACCT GATTCTCCTATGCTAAATCCANCTNTTAAATACTTGAGATTGAGAGCTTTAGGTGCTCCTGCAGTTCTTCTCTCCTTGGCCATGCAAGGAATCTTTCGAGGATTCAAGGACACTACAACTCCTTTATATGTTATTG TCTCGGGGTATGCATTGAATGTGGCTTTGGATCCAATTCTTATCTTCTACTGCAAACTGGGCATCAAAGGTGCAGCCATTTCACATGTGCTCTCTCA GTATGTGATGGCATTCGCCCTCTTGTTGATATTAACTAGAAAAGTGGATCTTGTACCTCCAAGCATCAAGGACTTGCAGATATTCAGGTTTCTTAAAAATG GAGGTCTTCTGTTGGCAAGAGTTGTGGCTGTGACATTCTGCCAAACCCTGGCAGCCTCATTGGCAGCAAGATTTGGTTCATATCTACGTATATTATTAGTTCNATTGCATTGGATCTTGTGTACATGTTAA